The Nostoc cf. commune SO-36 genomic sequence ACGTGGAAGGATCTGACCGACAACGTCAACCTGATGGCCGACAACCTGACCGGCCAGGTCCGCAACATCGCCGAGGTGACGACCGCGGTCGCGCGCGGCGACTTGTCCAAGAAGATCACCGTCGACGTGAAGGGCGAGATCCTCGAGCTCAAGAACACCATCAACGTCATGGTCGACCAGCTGAATTCTTTTGCATCAGAAGTTACCAGAGTTGCCCGTGAGGTGGGAACGGAAGGGAAATTAGGCGTACAAGCTTACGTCAGAGGAGTAGCTGGGACTTGGAAAGATTTGACGGACACCGTTAACTCGATGGCGGGGAACCTCACCGGACAAGTTCGCAACATCGCGGAAGTTACCAAAGCGGTAGCAAATGGCGACTTATCGAAGAAAATTACCGTCGATGCCAAAGGCGAAATTTTAGACTTGAAGAATACTACCAACACGATGGTAGATCAACTCAGTTCCTTTGCATCAGAAGTAACGCGGGTAGCGCGGGAAGTGGGAACTGAAGGGAAGTTGGGCGGACAAGCGCAAGTCCAAGGTGTTGCGGGTACTTGGAAAGATTTAACAGACAACGTTAACTCGATGGCGGGTAATTTAACGGCACAAGTGCGCGGTATCGCCAGAGTTGTAACCGCAGTTGCTAACGGTGACTTGAAACGGAAACTGATGTTAGATGCTAAGGGAGAAATTGAAACTTTGGCAGAGACAATCAACGAGATGATTGATACCCTAGCGACATTTGCCAATCAAGTAACTACAGTAGCGCGGGAAGTGGGAATTGAAGGGAAGTTGGGCGGACAAGCGAGAGTCCCTGGCGCGGCTGGAACTTGGAAAGATTTGACGGATAATGTAAATGAACTTGCTGCTACACTGACAACTCAGTTGCGAGCGATCGCAGAAGTTGCTACAGCTGTAACTAAAGGTGATCTAACTCGTTCAATTGCCGTCGAAGCACAGGGCGAAGTAGCGATACTCAAAGACAACATCAACCAGATGATTGCCAATTTGCGGGAGACAACGCAGAAAAATACTGAGCAAGATTGGTTGAAAACTAACCTAGCCAAGTTTACCCGAATGCTGCAAGGGCAGCGAGACTTAGAAACCGTATCTAAACTAATTCTCTCAGAACTAGCACCCTTAGTAGGAGCGCAACACGGCGTATTCTTCCTGATGGAGTCTGCTGAACATATACCGTTTTTGAAATTAATTAGTAGCTACGCTTACCGCGAACGCAGACATTTGGCTAACCGCTTCTATTTGGGTGAAGGTTTAGTGGGACAATGCGCTTTAGAAAAAGAGCGAATTCTGCTGACGGATGTACCAAGTGATTATGTCAGAATTGCCTCTGGTTTAGGAGAAGCGTCTCCACTTAATGCTGTGGTGTTACCTGTACTCTTTGAAGGACAGGTGACAGCAGTCATAGAATTAGCATCCTTTCGCCGCTTTAGCGAAATTCATCTGACATTCTTCGACCAGCTTACCGAAAGTATAGCGATCGTTCTCAACACGATCGCAGCATCGATGCGAACTGAAGAATTACTCAAACAATCGCAATCTTTGGCTGAAGAACTCCAAACCCAGCAAAGCGAACTCCGCGAAACCAACCAGCGTCTAGAACAACAAGCCCAATCACTCAAAACCTCTGAAGATTTACTCAAAGGACAGCAAGAGGAACTGCAACAAACCAACGCCGAATTAGAAGAAAAGGCAGAGTTGATGGCGATGCAGAAGAAAGAAGTCGAGCGCAAAAATCGGGAAATTGAACAAGCAAGACTGTCTTTAGAAGACAAAGCCGAACAACTCGCCCTCTCTTCAAAATACAAATCAGAATTTCTCGCCAACATGTCCCATGAACTGCGGACACCGCTAAACAGCTTGTTGATTTTGGCGAAATTGTTGACAGATAATATCGAGCAAAATCTCAGCGCCAAGCAAGTCGAATACAGCCAGACAATTTACTCAGCCGGTACTGACTTGTTGATGTTAATTAATGACATTCTGGATCTCGCTAAAATTGAATCGGGAACGATGTCCATTGACATGACCCAAATGCCATTGGCAGAGTTGGGCGAACAAATTGAGCGTAACTTCCGGCAAATCGCTCAGAGTAAAGGACTTGACTTTAGAATTGAACTTACTCCGGAATTGCCAGTCAGCATCTATACAGATGTCAAACGTATACAACAGGTGTTAAAAAATATCCTCTCCAACGCTTTTAAATTTACAGAGCGAGGAGAGGTACGCTTACAGATTGCGGTGGCCAAGCAGGGATGGAACAACGACCACCAAACCTTGAATAGCGCCCAGCTTGTGATTGCTTTCTCAGTCAGCGATACAGGCATTGGTATTGCCCCCGAAAAACAGAAAGTGATTTTTGAAGCATTCCAGCAAGCCGATGGCTCTACTAGCCGGAGATATGGCGGCACTGGATTGGGCTTATCAATTAGCCGCGAAATTGCCCGTCTCTTTGGCGGTGAAATTAAACTAATTAGTCAACCCGGTCAAGGTAGCACCTTTACCTTTTATCTACCACAATTGAGTCCTGTTAGCGATAGCGGGGCGTTTAGCCCGTCACGATCGCTGAGTTTTGATTCTGCGTCAACACTACTCACTCCCTATTCCCTACTCAGTACAGAGGCGATTAATCGCGTCTCTATCCCCTCTCCACTCCTAAATGACGATCGCACTACTATAGAAAGAGGCGATCGCGTTTTACTAATTGTCGAAGATGACATTAATTTTGCGCGTATCCTTCTAGATATGGCGCAACAGCAAGGATTTAAGGTGATAGCTGCCCACACAGGTAGTACAGGTTTGATGCTAGCGCAGCAATTTCTACCTTCAGCTATTTTGCTAGATATCCGGTTGCCAGAAATGGATGGTTGGACAGTATTGGATCGTCTCAAACATGACCCAAATACCCGCCACATTCCCGTACATATCATGACAATTGAGGAAGGTAGACAGCGCGGTTTGCAACTAGGTGCGATCGCATATCTGCAAAAGCCCTTAACCAGCGAGACAATATCCGAAGCGTTGACCAAAATTAAAGGTTTTGTTGAGCGCCAAGTGAAAAATTTATTGGTAGTCGAAGACGACGACACTCAACGGCTGAGTATTGTTGAGTTGATTGGCAACAGCGATGTTTCAACTACTGCTGTGGCTGACGGTGTAACTGCTCTAGAAGCTATTCGCACCCAGCATTTTGATTGCCTTGTCCTCGATTTAGGGCTACCCGACATGACCGGATTTGAACTGATCGAGCAGATCAAGCTTTTACCCCACGGCAAAACTTTACCAATCATTGTCTACACAGGTAGAGAAATTAGCAAAGCTCAAGAAACGGAACTCAGACGAATTGCCGAAACAATCATCATTAAAGATGTGCGATCGCCCGAACGTCTCCTTGATGAAACAGCATTATTTTTACACCGAGTCCAAGCAAATTTACCAGCACCAAAACGAGAAATACTTGAACAACTGCATTCCATAGACCACTTACTCGCTGGCAAAAAAGCGCTAATTGTAGACGACGATATGCGTAATATCTTCGCCCTTACCAGTATGTTGGAGCGTTATCAAATCCAGGTTTTATATGCTGAAAACGGCAGAGAGGGAATCGCTTTGTTGGAAACTACACCAGATATTGATGTGGTTTTGATGGATGTAATGATGCCCGAAATGGATGGTTACGAAACAACACGCTTAATCCGCCAAAACGAGCAATTTAAATCTTTGCCGATTATTGCACTGACCGCTAAAGCCATGCAAGGCGATCGCGAAAAGTGTATTGAAGCCGGTGCATCAGACTACATCACCAAACCCGTAGATACCGAACAATTGCTGTCACTCTTGCGTGTTTGGCTATACCGTTAATGAAATGTATCGCATGGGTAGGGTATTAGAATTTGCAGTTTTCATGTATTTGAACCATATATGTTGTAGTAGGAGCGCAAGTCCTTGCGCCCCTACCGCGTGGTCTATTTACCTGAAAATTGCCTCGTTCCCAGTCTCCGCCTGGGAATGCCATCTTAGAGGCTCCGCCTCTCTGATTTGCGGCAGAGCCGCTATGATGAGCATTTCCAGCCAGAGGCTGGAAACGAGATTTGAAAATTGCTGTAATACCAATTCACGAAAATCCTGATACATATAGATTTATTGTAGGGGCATGGCATTGCCATGCCCTTACCAGCATATTTGTATCATTATTAAAGTGAAATGGTATAACCGATCAAGTATTGGGTACGATAGGAGTGAAAATGATTGTAGAAACGTAGCACAGCTACGTCTCTATAAGGTTTTCAGGCAATGATTAATTAATTTCTAGCATCAAGCTGCTTCCCGCAGTTGTGGTTGTGACGGCACACTCACCTCTGGAAATGAAAGCGAAAGTTGTTCGGCTTGAGGGACTGCGGCTTGCTGCAAAACTTGAACTTCGATATTCACGCTCACTAAATAACTGCCTGTATCTGCACCAACCGCTTCAGCAATTAATTTGGCAATGTCTGGGCGTTTAGCAGTCAACGGATCGCGTAAAATACACCGATCCCATTCATGCTTGGCAGTCGGATTGAGGTTGAGAATGTAATGCTTCATCATCGAACTAACCCTTGAATCCATCTTCCAGAAGGTTTTCACACAGCCGTTATACATTTGGCTAGGCTTTGTGGAGGCTATTTATATTATAGTACAAAAATACTATAAATGGTTAAAAAGGCGATGTCCAAGAGAAAAAGGCAGTCGTCATGAACAGCTAAATCCTATAGGAATCGTATTTGATTTTTGAAATTATCTCCGTAGGCGGGGAGTGGGGAGTAGGGAGTAGGAAATTAGGCTTTTCAGTCTCAGTATGTTTTCAGAAATCAAATCGCAGTCCTATTTGAAGAAGAATTCAGAAGTCAGAATTCAGGAGTCAGAATCAATTAGTCGGGGATTCCGACCCGCGACTGATTGAAGACCACCAAATCTACGATTTGGTGGGGGTCTTAAACCCAGTTATTCAGACGCGACGCTCGAGTACTCGCTAACGCTACGCTATCGCGGACTCGCTCTAAGCGAAGCCATGCCGCAGGCTTTACGCTGCGCTATCCGCCAGTCGCACAGAATTCATTCTGAATTCTGACTCCTGACTCCTGACTCCTGAATTCTGTTTGATAAACGGGATATTACTTCATATTGCGGTCGAAGTTGACACCAATTCACAACTGGGCACAAAGGTATTATTGCTCACAATAAATATGCTTTTTCCTAATTGTTAGACTGTGTAGATTATTGGGAATCATATAAATTAAATAACTTAATTCTGCAATTAGTTTTACGTTATTTTCCTAAATTTCTCAGTTAACGAATTTGTAAAAAAGACATATACAAATGGAAAAGCCTCTTGTCTCCATTGTGATCTGCACCTATGGCAGAGCCTCAAGTTTACGCAGCTATAGTTTTCCCGCACTGGCAAACCTTACCTATCCGAACTATGAAGTAATCGTTGTCAATGACGGTTCAAAAGATGATACACAAAGCTTTCTTAAGACTTGTGAGGAAAACATGGCTAACCTTTTGGTTCTCAATAACGATAAAAACCGAGGGTCATGTTACTCAAGAAATCGTGGAGTTGCTTATGCAAAGGGTGAATTCATTGTGTTTACTGATGATGATGTTAGTCTATTTCCAGATTGCCTTGATGAGTTAGTTAAAGTCTACCAAGAAGATTCAGAAGTCACAGCTATCTGGGGATGTGTTTACCAATATGGGGGTTCTTGGGTAAAAGGAACGGAAACCTATGGAACGGGTAGCCTTATGTCATTTAGGCGATTCATTTTTAATCGCTTTCGCTTTGATACAAATCTAAGGTATTTTAACAGCTATGCTTGCGAAGAGCATGAGTTAATGCGACGAATTCAGAGACAAGATTTCAAAATTATCAAGGTGAAACAAGCAAAAGCAGATCATTTTCATGCTCCTGCGGAAAATAGAGCTTTAAGAGGAATAGGCGGCGATCTAAATTACCTGTATGAAAATTTAAAGTTTGGATCTATATTTGAATATTATTGCTGTTTTATTATGGGGCTTGTATTATCACTAAAACGCCTAATTAGCAAAAGCAAATTTGAGGATGATTCACGTAAACATCCTTATCAGCAAGTAATCGAAACACCAATTCGTTTAGTTGCATTTATTAAAAACCGCCAGTTTAGTATAGCGATAAAATGGATATTCTATGTTTTAGTAGATATTCCATTTCGTGCTAAAACTAAGAATATCGTTGAGCTATTTGCTAAAGACGATACGACTCTTCTAAAGAATACATTATTTAAATAAACCCAATAGACTTATTGCATAAATCAAAAATTAAGAACCCTACCCCGTATTTACTAACGTAAACGCCTCGCTAATTCCATTTCACGAAATACCTGATACAGATACAGCGCTTCCCGCTATTATGCAATACAGTTTTTCTTATTGCCTCTCTCCTAACATAGCTTTTAGCTTTGAGGATGTACCTCATAGCTGCCGGAAGTGCTGTATAGCGTTTCTCGCTTATGTAAGGTACACCCGTAAGGGGCACGGCATAACCATTAGTGTCAACTTAAGGTAAAAATCCTTTCAAATCTCGTTTCCAGCCTCTGGCTGGAAATGCTCATCATAGCGGCTCTGCTGCAGCAAGTAAGCTGGAGCCTCTAGGATGGCATTTCTAGTTGGAGGGGAGCATCCCAATTTTGCAAATTTACCAATTAGAACTAGTCATTGCGAATGGAGCGAAGCGGAATGAAGCAATCGCAAAGTCTAGCGGCTGCGATTGCTTCGCTTCATTTCATTACGCTCGCAATGACAAAATATGTTTTTACACATTTGGGATGCTCCCAGTTGGAGACTCTATTCTCTTCTTCTCTAATTTGGTGGCGAGTCTAAATCCCTAATTCCTAATCTCCAATTCAAAAAAATCAGCCCATAGGTAATTTCTAACATCAAGCTATTACCATTAAACTTACAAAGTAACGCCTAATTTTTATGTAAATCGCTATATGGTAGATATCTATATTATTGACCTATTTGTGATTGGTCTACTTCTGTTGATGGTAACTTTAGGGTCAGGTTGGATTTCTCACTTACCTCTTTCTTTTGCCCTTATCTATTTAGTAGTTGGTATTTTGCTAGGCCCTTACGCCTTTGGACTGATTCAATTACGTCGAGATGAAGTTTTTAATGCCGAACTGCTGGAAAAAATAACAGAACTTGTCGTAATTATTTCTGTGTTTAGCTGCGGCTTAAAAATTGTTCGCCCTCTAAGATTAGGAACTTGGGGTATTACGACGCGATTGATTGTATTTCTGATGCCAATTTCAATTTTGGCTCTGGCTGTTGTGGGTAAATTGTTTTTAGGGATGAATTGGGGAGAAGCGATTTTATTAGGAGCAATTCTCGCACCAACTGATCCAGTATTAGCATCAGAAGTACAACTGACCGACATCAACGACGAAGATGAGTTGAGATTTGGTTTAACTTCTGAAGGTGGGTTAAATGATGCTTTAGCTTTTCCCTTCGTTTATTTTGGTCTTCATGCAATAAAAGATGATAACTGGGGGAACTGGTTTAAACAGTGGATTGCGATTGATTTAATTTGGGCGATCGCAGCTGGCATTTTTATGGGATTTGTTGTCGCAAAATCTATAGTTTGGATTGAAAAAAGAATTCAAAAACGCCGTCCTGCCGATGAGTTAATGGAAGATTTTATTGCTATCAGCACAATCCTAATAACTTATTCCTTAACAGAAATGGCGAATGGCTATGGATTTTTGGCAGTATTTGTTGCTGGGTTAGTTGTCCAACGCAGTTACAGAAATCCTGAAAAACCGCTAGCACAGTTGGAATTTGTTGAGCAAGTTGAAAAACTGATGGAAGTTGGAACAATTTTACTATTGGGATCAATATTATTATTCCAGCCAATGCTCAACTATGCTATGCAATCTTTATTAGTGATAATTTTATTATTCTTTATAATCCGACCTGTAGGCGTTTGGATTAGCACAATAGGTAAACGTCCTGTAGAATCACACCGCCGAACCTTTCATCCAGGAACTAAGTGGTTGATGGGATGGTTTGGTATTCGCGGTGTCGGCTCTTTATATTATCTCGCCTATGCTTTTGGTAATGGCTTAAAAGGTGAAGCTGCTGAACAAATTGCTTGGATAACTTACACTACCATTGTCGCTTCTGTAATTATACATGGCATCAGTTCAACTCCATTAATGAAGTGGTATGAGCGCAATATTGCTAATAAGATAAAGTCTAATCCTCCCACCACAATAGATGAATTTGAGTAAAAGCAATTTTTGTTTTTGTAGGGTGTGTTATGCCAAGGGCTAACCCCGAATTTCTCACCACGCCTCTTAAAGCCTGCGCTTGTGTAGGGGAGAAGTAATAAGTAATGAGTAATGAGTAAAAACTTATGGCTCATTACTCCTCCTCTGCTCCATCAAATGCCTTAAGCTTGTGGGAAATGCGGGTAACGCACGAATGGCACTAAGATAAGCCCAAAGTCTTTGTGTTACCTCGTTCCCA encodes the following:
- a CDS encoding HAMP domain-containing protein, which translates into the protein MATEQLTRDSDNLDLNQLLRTLNAVKQGDFSARMPIDHTAVAGKIADTLNDIIDQNERMAAELQRIGNVVGKEGKIADRASLGDVRGSWSDCVTSVNTLITDLVQPTAETTRVIRSVANGDLSQTIATEIEGRPLQGEFLQTANIVNTMVDRLGSFASEVTRVAREVGTEGKLGVQAEVQGVAGTWKDLTDNVNLMAGNLTGQVRNIAEVATAIANGDLSKKITVNVKGEILELKNTINTMVDQLSSFASEVTRVAREVGTEGKLGVQAEVKDVAGTWKDLTDSVNFMAGSLTAQVRNIAEVTTAIANGDLSKKITVDVKGEILELKNTINVMVDQLNGFASEVTRVAREVGTEGKLGGQAQVRGVAGTWKDLTDNVNLMAANLTGQVRNIAEVTTAVARGDLSKKITVDVKGEILELKNTINTMVDQLNAFASEVTRVAREVGTEGKLGGQAQVPGVAGTWKDLTDNVNLMADNLTGQVRNIAEVTTAVARGDLSKKITVDVKGEILELKNTINVMVDQLNSFASEVTRVAREVGTEGKLGVQAYVRGVAGTWKDLTDTVNSMAGNLTGQVRNIAEVTKAVANGDLSKKITVDAKGEILDLKNTTNTMVDQLSSFASEVTRVAREVGTEGKLGGQAQVQGVAGTWKDLTDNVNSMAGNLTAQVRGIARVVTAVANGDLKRKLMLDAKGEIETLAETINEMIDTLATFANQVTTVAREVGIEGKLGGQARVPGAAGTWKDLTDNVNELAATLTTQLRAIAEVATAVTKGDLTRSIAVEAQGEVAILKDNINQMIANLRETTQKNTEQDWLKTNLAKFTRMLQGQRDLETVSKLILSELAPLVGAQHGVFFLMESAEHIPFLKLISSYAYRERRHLANRFYLGEGLVGQCALEKERILLTDVPSDYVRIASGLGEASPLNAVVLPVLFEGQVTAVIELASFRRFSEIHLTFFDQLTESIAIVLNTIAASMRTEELLKQSQSLAEELQTQQSELRETNQRLEQQAQSLKTSEDLLKGQQEELQQTNAELEEKAELMAMQKKEVERKNREIEQARLSLEDKAEQLALSSKYKSEFLANMSHELRTPLNSLLILAKLLTDNIEQNLSAKQVEYSQTIYSAGTDLLMLINDILDLAKIESGTMSIDMTQMPLAELGEQIERNFRQIAQSKGLDFRIELTPELPVSIYTDVKRIQQVLKNILSNAFKFTERGEVRLQIAVAKQGWNNDHQTLNSAQLVIAFSVSDTGIGIAPEKQKVIFEAFQQADGSTSRRYGGTGLGLSISREIARLFGGEIKLISQPGQGSTFTFYLPQLSPVSDSGAFSPSRSLSFDSASTLLTPYSLLSTEAINRVSIPSPLLNDDRTTIERGDRVLLIVEDDINFARILLDMAQQQGFKVIAAHTGSTGLMLAQQFLPSAILLDIRLPEMDGWTVLDRLKHDPNTRHIPVHIMTIEEGRQRGLQLGAIAYLQKPLTSETISEALTKIKGFVERQVKNLLVVEDDDTQRLSIVELIGNSDVSTTAVADGVTALEAIRTQHFDCLVLDLGLPDMTGFELIEQIKLLPHGKTLPIIVYTGREISKAQETELRRIAETIIIKDVRSPERLLDETALFLHRVQANLPAPKREILEQLHSIDHLLAGKKALIVDDDMRNIFALTSMLERYQIQVLYAENGREGIALLETTPDIDVVLMDVMMPEMDGYETTRLIRQNEQFKSLPIIALTAKAMQGDREKCIEAGASDYITKPVDTEQLLSLLRVWLYR
- a CDS encoding glycosyltransferase family 2 protein, whose protein sequence is MEKPLVSIVICTYGRASSLRSYSFPALANLTYPNYEVIVVNDGSKDDTQSFLKTCEENMANLLVLNNDKNRGSCYSRNRGVAYAKGEFIVFTDDDVSLFPDCLDELVKVYQEDSEVTAIWGCVYQYGGSWVKGTETYGTGSLMSFRRFIFNRFRFDTNLRYFNSYACEEHELMRRIQRQDFKIIKVKQAKADHFHAPAENRALRGIGGDLNYLYENLKFGSIFEYYCCFIMGLVLSLKRLISKSKFEDDSRKHPYQQVIETPIRLVAFIKNRQFSIAIKWIFYVLVDIPFRAKTKNIVELFAKDDTTLLKNTLFK
- a CDS encoding cation:proton antiporter, which gives rise to MVDIYIIDLFVIGLLLLMVTLGSGWISHLPLSFALIYLVVGILLGPYAFGLIQLRRDEVFNAELLEKITELVVIISVFSCGLKIVRPLRLGTWGITTRLIVFLMPISILALAVVGKLFLGMNWGEAILLGAILAPTDPVLASEVQLTDINDEDELRFGLTSEGGLNDALAFPFVYFGLHAIKDDNWGNWFKQWIAIDLIWAIAAGIFMGFVVAKSIVWIEKRIQKRRPADELMEDFIAISTILITYSLTEMANGYGFLAVFVAGLVVQRSYRNPEKPLAQLEFVEQVEKLMEVGTILLLGSILLFQPMLNYAMQSLLVIILLFFIIRPVGVWISTIGKRPVESHRRTFHPGTKWLMGWFGIRGVGSLYYLAYAFGNGLKGEAAEQIAWITYTTIVASVIIHGISSTPLMKWYERNIANKIKSNPPTTIDEFE